DNA sequence from the Trypanosoma brucei gambiense DAL972 chromosome 9, complete sequence genome:
AAGAAGTATGAGGACCTGCGCGCAGCACAAAAACGTTTGATTGAAGGAACCAACGGTTGGTTCGAATCTGAGCTTTCCCAGCTTCGCCATGAACTGCAAGGCATGCAGGAGGGTTTGAGATTTACAGAGCAGCGCCAAAAAGCTGTGAAGGAAGAGATTGAAAGGGCACGAAGTAAGGTCGAGGGCCTGCGTCAGAAGGTGAAGCAGCAAGAGGCCGAACTACACGCAGTAGAAGAGCGTCGCGCTTCATACGAGGAGGGTCTTAAGAGGTGTGAGAAGGAATTGGAGGCGGGCCTAGCAGCCATCAAGCGTGCAGAACAAGAGCTGTTTGGTGATTTTCAGAAGCGTGTGAATATTCCGAACTTGTTGGAATATGAACAGAATGACTTGCGCCGTGCAAATGAGCGTGAGGAGCAACGCCAAACGCTATTGATGCTGATTGGGAAACTTGAGCTATCACTTAACTCAAATCATGGGCATGTGACCTTTGGTTCTAAGGATCTGCGTGCTGAGTGTGAAGAGATCGAATCACTCATCAAAAAATGTGAGGCAGAACTAACAGCTACCAAAAAAGTGGTcaaggagaaggaggttaAGGTGAATGAGACGGGTGCTCGTGTGGTGCAGCTGAGGGGAGATCTCATGAAGCTGAAAGAGAGGCGGGATCAACAGGATCGCAGACAGGAGGATGAAAGGCAGAAGTTGAGGCAAGTTCGTCAAGTTGTGAGGATTCTTGAGGCTGGTTGCGAAACATTTCGCTTACAACGAATGAATGTTGTGCGACGTTGCCAAATGGAAAATGTACCCATCCTCTTAAAACCTGTAGATGCAGTTGGTAAGAAACGGTTGCGGCCTTCTGATGCGGATGATCTCAGTTTCAGCGAACCCTTCGCCCTCATTGAGGCCGACACCCCTGATCCTTCACAACAATCCCAACAACAGGACCGACGCCCTGCTTTGAAAGCGGCAGCTGAAGACGGACGTGTTATGATTGACTTCTCTGTACTCTCAGAAAATCTTCGGCTTGTTGCCGCTAATGACGCGCAGTTGTCGCAGTACAAACAGCGCACAGCCTCTTTACTGGAAACTCTTCAACGTACAGTTGAGTCTCTGGGACCCAACCTGAGGGCGGCGACACGCGTAGTTGACTGTGAGGCAAAGCTAGCGTTGTGCAATGCTCAATTCGATGCGGTACATAAGAGGGTGAGAGAGATAGATTCGAACCTCATGAAAGTTAAGCACCTCCGCACCAAGCGTTTCTTTGAAACGTACAATAAAATAGCTGTGCATGTAGGAAATGTCTACAAGGGTTTGACAAAAAGTGATTCCGATGGGCTTGTGCATGGTATCGCGTGTTTGAACCTTGAGAACGAGGATGAACCGTACCTTGGGGGAACCCTTTATAACGCAACACCTCCAATGAAGAGGTGTACAGAAATAGAACGTCTCTCTGGTGGAGAGCGTACAATGGCTGCTCTCGCACTACTGTTTGCCGTACATGCCACCTCACcaactcctttttttgttttggatgAGGTGGATGCCGCACTGGACGCTGCAAACGTTCAACGATTGGCGAAATATACTCGAGAGAACTGCAACACAACGCAGTTTATTGTCATTTCCCTCATGGACCAACTGTACCACATGGCTGACATGTTGGTTGGTGTACTGAAGGataaggaaagggggagttCCTCTATTCTTACGATGGATCTCAGTTCTTATCCCCTTGTAGTGGGTGGTGGCAATAAACACATAAATGATCATTAGTGACGGATCAAAACGTAATGCCAGCGTTGTgccctttgcttttctttgtttcgttttccctCGGCTTGGGACGGAGTAGGACAAGAGCAGAGTGAAAAAGACAGAATACCATAGAGTAACAGACTGGCTATagaaagtatatatatatatatatatatatctcttatgtgtgtgtgtgtgtgtgtttatgtgccTGTGTATGGACCGTTTAACACCAGGATTACCAAAGGAATTGTGGTAACGCgcacacacccacacacatatatataagagAAATGAAATATAGTGGGTGTTTTCctcgaaagaagaaaattgatgttttttttaataaaaaaaaagcatttcccctcttttaaCATGCCGTTTTACTGGTACCTTAcagatttttcctttttatcccTTGGAGGTGGTAGCGGCGAAAGAcgtgtgtgttgtttgtgtgtttatgtctgtttatatatatatatatatattggggGGGCCGAGGCCTGCAAGAATAATATCTTGGCGCGTGGCCACGTTGACTTTTTTAACGTTCTAATTTGTGACAGTTACTGTGCATGCGCACATTTCTCTagctatttgttttttcttgtttcgtttccgattctttcctttttctttttttactcctTGTTCCTCTGAAGTTGAGGTTATTTTTACCCTCCTTGGTTATGTGATGGATTATGGTTGGTTTCCTCAACTGTTGATGAGCAAACGGAATCCGAACCCCTCCACTGAAACGACTGCAACTCCTTTGACTTTTTGCTACAAGGACtcaaggaaggaagaacatGGTCACGCACGGCATCTAACTATTATCTGtctaagcaaataaaaaacaaaagtaaaggtATACGTGCATGTATTTGCAGACGTCTGTGTGTATACATGCTTATGTTCCATTcgtaaaagaaacaacaccaTCAACAACTGATGGAGTTGTCGCGGGCTGGTGGAGCCAATAATAACTACAGCGCGCCGATGAGTAAATGCTGTGGGAGAAAggaatatatgtatgtgaaCTGTTTTTGAGTACAATTACTTCTTTTTGAAGctcatttcctcctttgaaacgagttttatttttgttttttgctggAAGTGCGGGATGTTTATGTACCAGGTTTCCATCAACTTGGAATGCGTATCTTTTCGTGGTTTGATCGTCGttgctgtttgtgtgtgtgtatgtatgtgtattgCGCACTTGTGAATTTGCACGTGCAAATGGCCGCGTCGGACGCAGTGAGAATAGTGGTAGTGATTAGTGGATCTTCAAATAGATGGACATATGTGGGTTTGTTCAGGAAACAGAcataacttttttttcacgcCACATTTCGCAGTTGCCGGTGTAAGACTATGAAGAGTTAATTAGAACCACATACTTGCATGTGGTTGCAACCGTCACGTTAATATGATGTCCTCCAAAGGAGCAAGGTTTCCCTCACGTTTTGTCGCTTACTtgcctctctttttttgtttgtttcttacttctttctttctttcctcagtTTACGCCAGTAGGGAAGTAAAAGTGCGTTTGTTCGTACTCATCCTGCAGGCGGAGGGCGATATTATTACGGTGTTAGTGTAAGTGAGGGAGGGCGTCAAAGTTAAGGAAAGGATTTTAATTGATCGACCTCAGGAGGATTTGTGCTGCTAAAAGATTTTGGTGTCGAGCGAGAGGGTGTAGGCGGCAAATATGGGCGCTAGTGAAGCAAAGGGTGAAAATTGGCAGAAAGACTCCGATGTTAGTGGGTGCTGTAAATGTAATGTTAGTTTCTCATTAACAACTCGCCGTCATCACTGCAGAAAATGTGGTCTCGTTGTATGCAGCAAATGCTCCAGGTACAGAATTAACCTATCATCCCACGACTCGGATACACCGAAACGAGTGTGTCGTCACTGTTTTCACACGCTACGCAAGAATGGGGCCGCTGGTTTCGAGACTGGTGTTGGCAGTAGTGCAAGTACAGGTGGTTGGGGGCTTGATGGCAGCGTATCACctacaacagaaaaagaaaacacggcGGATGACACAAACTTTGAAACTCCCGATGATGAAAAAGCACCAGCTGCTGAGGATTGTGATAGTATCAATTGTTGCTTTGTGGGTGCGGGTTGCGGTGGCTGTTATGGAGAGGGTGCGGATGCATATTACGACGCAGGGACACTGTATTCGGATCCGATAACAGCCCTATCGGATGTGGGAGAGAAAACGGCTCTGCAAACAGAGAAGGAGCGTTTACTTCAGCAGTGGACAGAGATTCGGCAAAACGTTGTTTTCGTTGACATTCAGGTACAGGAAGTGGAACGGGTAGGTGAGAATACACCTGTGGGATACTGTCAGGAAGTCGAGAATATTATGCTCCAGCCAGAGCTACCCGAGCGGCTCCGCACTATGTTCCCGTTTCCGCgtggaggagaaggaaatatGGAGCTTTTGATGAAACCACTTGAACCAATCACAGCACTGACATGTAAAAGTCAGAAGGAAGTTAGCGATGCACTCAGGCAAGTGACCGCACAGCTTCAGCTGAGCCGTCTACCGAATTATTGATGGTCCGATTTGTTTGTGATGTTGAGGTGAGCCTAATaatcttctctttccccattCTTTTTGGTCGCAAGCACCACCGGTGCGTGTTAGGTGTATATTCCTTTTCCACTAATGCATCATCCGCTTGAAAACTTTTTATTgagatttatttttttgctgtttcccttaactttgctgctgcttcttcctcttcttcctttgtccATAACCtaaatttttttccaacGTAGCAGGTGGTTTACTTTCCCTTCGACCCTTTTTCGTGGtcgcttttcccctcccctctagTAACTATCGTATTTGCCATTTGAGGCTGCagagacaaaagaaaaatcagaGTAGGGAAAggtttctctgtttttacCCGATTTCGCAGATTGAGCGGCAGGTGGCCGTCCGTctgtgtttgcgtgtgcggaaggagagagagagagacgcTTTAtaagggagaaaggaaacTGAAGGCTCGCGGCGGCTCTGCGGCGTTAGTTTCAAAGACATGATGCgcagttcttctttttgcagGCGCCAAATACGCCCCTACTACAATCTTCCATCGAAGTCTGAGCATGGCCGAAAGATGACAGGATTTCTTACTCCGTACCGCCACTGGATGTGGAAGCAGAACGAACTGTGGCGCAATGTGCATGAGGCGCAGTTTGAGCACCTGCGACGTGTGTATAAACGTCAGTGGCTGGAGTCATTTCGCGTTAATGCAGATGAGTACATCTATAAGTACAACATAACGAAGGCTGCACAGCTGGCTCAGTGGGAGTGCGAGATGAaggagcaggaaaaaaaacgaatagaGGCGCGTCAGATGATGGACGGGCGTCAGGcactgaagaagaaacaccTTGATCTGCTTCGTGAGTTCCATGAGCGGCAGTTCTTCTTTTGGTATGAGCGCGCCAGTGAGCGCCTGCAGAACATGAACCTCATTAATTACGTTCCTCACGCGCAACTTCGGGAGCACATTGACAAAGAGTTGGACAAGTATGTGGCGGGTAAGAACGAGCCCTATCCGCTAAATTTTGTTGGGCAAATGCCTTTCTTAGAAGATGGTGATGGCAATATCGTAGAGGTACCGGAGTCGTTACTGTCGAATCACATGGCAGAGCACCCTGACTCTACTGCAAAACCCCACGAACCGCACACGAGCAGCTCGATTTCGgaagctgctgcttttgaaGAGCGAATGTTACGAGCGATGGTAAGtgcaaaggaggaggattTGAAAGAATGGTTGGGTGATGACTCCCGAGCGCTCTCCGAGACGATAGATGACATATcaagagaggaggaagagcgTGAGGCGGACATCCGCGTGGCTCGGAGCATGGAAGAGACGGATGCGGAGCGCGAGGTAAGCCGCCGGGCGTACATTGAGCGAGGTAAAACTGGATCAAGGTCGATCTTCCGACCACCCACTGTTAGTGAAGGCGCTGGAGGCACACCGTCTGCACCTGCAGGAGATGCCAATACTCCTATGCGGCGgcggaagaaggggaaactcGATCGAGTACACGCTTTACAGGCTCATCAGGATGAATTGCTGGCTAAGTTATCCTCTCAAGGGTTAAAGGAGGGAGTGGATGCCTCATCTGTACCGGAGCGTGGGAAAATCGTGCAAAGTAGAGGAAGGATTCGCGATAAGGCAGTGATTCCGACGCATGAAGTGTTGATGCAGAAACCTGAGCTTGCTGCGGGTAGCACACCGGGTGCACGCATACAGACGAAGGATATGGTGGACAAAATGTATCATAGGGGTAAATACAAGAAGAGTGGTAGCGGCGATAAATCTGACGGTGAGGATCTTTAAACACGGGTAGTGCTCAAGTGTCAAAAGTGAGGACGCTGGCGACCGTGTTGTGGTGTTTTACCCTCTGCACGTGTAAACATTCAAGCGAAGCGATTGTGAAGATGGTTGTCTGTTAGTAATTTCGTTGCGCTTTagcatttgtttatttccgtgtttacttttttttttcttttttaaaaactcttatctcttttgttttattttctcatcCTTCCCCCCTGGAACCGACCGATTTACCTGTCGAATAAAGGACCCTAGGCTGCTCCGTTTTGCGGAGAGGAGAACGTCAATCACAGAAGAGGATACCATAACTAGACGCCAACGCACAGGGATAGttgaataaacaaaaaaatagacACGTAGTAGAAGGCTATAAAGAGAGGAAGTGACTCCTCGAAATTGCCCCTATAAAGTACCAATGCTGACGAATTCTTCTGCCGTTACGACCTCGGGCGAAGGTGGTACGCGGAAATATCGGCTAGAGGTCGGTGTCAAACGGCTGACTGACCTCGTGGACATGAGTTCATCAGCTCGTATTGTTTTCTCGGTCCGTCTTCCCCACTTTCCGGAGATTTATATTCAGCCACAAGTGCGAGGTGGCGGAGCTGCTGTTGAGTTTTCTCCTGCAGGTGATCGCGTTCTTTCTGTAACGTATAATGCTTGTCATAGGGCCGAATTTAGCTTGAGCAACAGGGACTGCCGCACCATGTTCCCCACGCAATGTTGCTGCCGTTTGTACGATGAATCACTCTCCGAAGTTGCCATCGCAAGCTCCTCATTGACGTGGTTGTGCCCCTGTCCACTAGTAGAGCAGCAAGTTGCGAAAGAACTGCGATGTTCAAATTTTGAGATGCGTACGGTGGGTGGTAAAGTGATGGGTGTTGCAGAGATGACTTGTCGGGTTGTTCCGGTGGAATGCGCTGTCGTTGCACCCGTTTCACCTTCTCCAGTGGCCCCCGTCAATTCCACTCCTATCGCTTTAACCGGTTCATCAGACATTATTTCTATCGATGGTAAAGCGTACGTTATTCGTGTTATCATCGACAGCAGGATTTTCAAgcgaaaggggaaaaggaaggttgGAACCACGCACCGCCATCGCTCAAAGCGTAAAGAGCCACGTATTGGGGGACAACCCGCCCCCGCGATCGCGGCACCGCCAGCGCGAGAGGTATTGCGACCGGACGAAGGCGAGGTTTTGCCCCGAGAAGCGCTACGGGAAGTGAAGCAGGAGGGTCAGGACTTACATGCAAGTAGTCACATGCACGAAGGAGCAATGGAAGGGGTTCAGGAGGGTAccttcctttactttctgaAGTACGATGTGGCATACCAGATTCAGTCAAATTGCATGATGTTTTATACTACCTTGAAGCGCGAGTTCGCTACCTTAGATGAGTTCACCATAGACGACAAGGCAAGAAATGACGCCGATAGAATTGAACGCCTTGCTCAGAATGTACTGAGGTTGTCAAACATCGTACTTCAACTTGCGACCCAGTTCGTTACTTCAGCAGGATTCAGCAAAGCCGAAATAACTGTGAGAGAAAACTGTGGTACTTCCGTAGAGAAGCTTCCTCCATCCAAAAAGGGAAGCGTTGCCGACTTTATTGTTAACAAAGTATTGTATCAGTTGCAAACTGTAGGGGCAAATCTTTATCATATAGCCCTGGCGTATCCTAAACCGTTGGTGGTTTCGCTTTCTTCATTGACCCCTCAACATACAAAATTCATGAAGGACCTGGCTATGGACATCAAATCGCTAACAAAACGGGTTAATATAATGGTGCAGTCGACTGTGAATGGAAACTTTGGTGTGAGGGGTGCATTCTCGAAAGTGGCTTCCACAACGACCAGGAGGTCTTCAAGAAGCTCAGGCGACGGTATCCCTGGCGGAAGGGAGCGGATAAAAGCAAATGAAGATGTCACACAGGGCCAGATAATCAATGAAAGTACCGCACCCAGAAGGAAACCTGGTATCGTTGCCActggggaagaaaaggggagcgCGAATCCCCCTGAGGTAGAAACTAGTGGTGGtgccaaaaagaaaaaggccgATAGCAGTAACGACAGCAGTAGTACATTGAGCACTAGCCGAAGTCGCAGCGTTAGTACTGGTACTGCTAGTAGTAGTAGCCTCAGTGACTCAGGCAGCAGTGATCAGAGCATCGGTAGTTCCAGTAAGAGCAGCACTT
Encoded proteins:
- a CDS encoding predicted zinc finger protein, whose product is MGASEAKGENWQKDSDVSGCCKCNVSFSLTTRRHHCRKCGLVVCSKCSRYRINLSSHDSDTPKRVCRHCFHTLRKNGAAGFETGVGSSASTGGWGLDGSVSPTTEKENTADDTNFETPDDEKAPAAEDCDSINCCFVGAGCGGCYGEGADAYYDAGTLYSDPITALSDVGEKTALQTEKERLLQQWTEIRQNVVFVDIQVQEVERVGENTPVGYCQEVENIMLQPELPERLRTMFPFPRGGEGNMELLMKPLEPITALTCKSQKEVSDALRQVTAQLQLSRLPNY